One Leifsonia shinshuensis DNA window includes the following coding sequences:
- a CDS encoding acyl-CoA dehydrogenase family protein, whose protein sequence is MTMQMSRPADLDVAGFELTDEQRRLRDQVRDFADTVVAPAAYEYDTKRSLPYEIIAEMGRMGLFGLPFPVEYGGQGKDYLSLCLAVEQLGRVDQSIGVTLEAGIGLGAMPIFRNGTEEQKQEWLPMLARGEALAGFGLTEADAGSDAGGTKTTAILRDGEWILNGTKQFITNSGSEITKLVTITAVTGEERRADGSVKKELSAIIVPTGTPGFVAEPVYDKVGWHTSDTHPLTLTDVHVPEANLLGERGRGYANFLATLDEGRVAFAALCTGAAQGCLEEAMRYAKERNVFGRSIGSNQYIAFKIARMQARVHAARLAYYDAAFKLMAGKPFKMEASIAKLVGSEAAMDNARDATQIFGGYGFLNENPVARHYRDSKILEVGEGTTEVQLMIISRALGFEA, encoded by the coding sequence ATGACCATGCAGATGTCACGCCCGGCCGACCTCGACGTCGCCGGCTTCGAGCTCACCGACGAGCAGCGCCGGCTCCGCGACCAGGTCCGCGACTTCGCCGACACCGTCGTCGCGCCCGCCGCGTACGAGTACGACACGAAGCGCAGCCTCCCGTACGAGATCATCGCCGAGATGGGCCGGATGGGCCTGTTCGGCCTCCCGTTCCCGGTCGAGTACGGCGGCCAGGGCAAGGACTACCTCTCGCTGTGCCTCGCCGTCGAGCAGCTCGGCCGGGTGGACCAGTCCATCGGCGTGACACTGGAGGCCGGCATCGGTCTCGGCGCGATGCCGATCTTCCGCAACGGCACCGAGGAGCAGAAGCAGGAGTGGCTGCCGATGCTGGCGCGCGGCGAAGCGCTCGCCGGGTTCGGACTGACCGAGGCCGACGCCGGCTCCGACGCCGGCGGCACGAAGACCACCGCGATCCTGCGCGACGGCGAGTGGATCCTGAACGGCACCAAGCAGTTCATCACCAACTCCGGCTCCGAGATCACCAAGCTCGTGACCATCACCGCCGTGACCGGCGAGGAGCGCCGCGCCGACGGCTCGGTCAAGAAGGAGCTCTCGGCGATCATCGTCCCGACCGGCACCCCCGGTTTCGTCGCCGAGCCGGTCTACGACAAGGTCGGCTGGCACACCTCCGATACCCACCCGCTGACGCTCACCGACGTGCACGTCCCCGAGGCCAACCTCCTCGGCGAGCGAGGCCGCGGCTACGCCAACTTCCTCGCCACCCTCGACGAGGGCCGCGTCGCCTTCGCCGCCCTCTGCACCGGCGCCGCGCAGGGCTGCCTGGAGGAGGCGATGCGCTACGCCAAGGAGCGCAACGTGTTCGGCCGCTCGATCGGCTCCAACCAGTACATCGCGTTCAAGATCGCGCGGATGCAGGCCCGGGTGCACGCGGCGCGGCTGGCGTACTACGACGCCGCGTTCAAGCTGATGGCGGGCAAGCCCTTCAAGATGGAGGCCTCCATCGCCAAGCTGGTCGGCAGCGAGGCCGCGATGGACAACGCCCGCGACGCGACGCAGATCTTCGGCGGCTACGGCTTCCTCAACGAGAACCCGGTTGCCCGGCACTACCGCGACTCGAAGATCCTGGAGGTCGGCGAGGGCACCACCGAGGTGCAGCTGATGATCATCTCGCGGGCCCTGGGCTTCGAGGCCTGA
- a CDS encoding CoA transferase subunit A, which yields MIDKTVASAAEAVADIPSGASLAVGGFGLCGIPSALIQALLEAGTTDLEVVSNNCGVDDWGLGLLLAERRIRKMISSYVGENKEFARQFLSGELEVELTPQGTLAEKLRAGGAGIPAFYTPAGVGTQIALGGLPRRYNEDGSIAVASEPKEVREFDGASYVLERSLRPDFALVHAAKGDRHGNLVFHAAAMNFNPLAAMAGGVTIAEVEELVEPGELSPGEVHLPGIFVQRVVLAPDVEKRIERRTVAAPASAEEGTTR from the coding sequence GTGATCGACAAGACGGTGGCGAGCGCTGCGGAGGCGGTCGCCGACATCCCGAGCGGCGCGAGCCTGGCGGTGGGCGGGTTCGGGCTCTGCGGCATCCCGAGCGCGCTCATCCAGGCGCTGCTGGAGGCCGGCACGACCGACCTGGAGGTGGTCAGCAACAACTGCGGCGTGGACGACTGGGGGCTCGGACTCCTGCTCGCCGAACGCCGCATCCGCAAGATGATCAGCTCCTACGTCGGCGAGAACAAGGAGTTCGCGCGGCAGTTCCTCTCCGGCGAGCTGGAGGTGGAGCTGACCCCGCAGGGCACGCTCGCCGAGAAGCTGCGGGCCGGCGGCGCGGGCATCCCAGCGTTCTACACGCCGGCCGGGGTCGGAACGCAGATCGCCCTCGGCGGCCTGCCGCGCCGGTACAACGAGGACGGTTCCATCGCCGTCGCCAGCGAGCCGAAGGAGGTGCGCGAGTTCGACGGCGCCTCCTACGTGCTGGAGCGCTCGCTGCGCCCCGATTTCGCGCTCGTGCACGCGGCGAAGGGCGACCGGCACGGCAACCTGGTCTTCCACGCTGCGGCGATGAACTTCAACCCGCTCGCCGCGATGGCGGGCGGCGTGACCATCGCCGAAGTGGAGGAGCTGGTCGAGCCGGGCGAGCTCTCGCCGGGGGAGGTGCACCTGCCCGGGATCTTCGTCCAGCGCGTGGTGCTCGCGCCGGACGTGGAGAAGCGGATCGAGCGGCGCACGGTCGCAGCGCCTGCGAGCG